Below is a window of Mycolicibacterium chitae DNA.
CTCGACGGCGACCTGACCGTCGAGTTCGAGGGCGTCAACCTGACCGTCGACCGGATGAGCGCGCCGTACGTGGAGGGCGCCTCGATCGACTTCGTCGACACCATCGAGAAGCAGGGCTTCACCATTGACAACCCCCAGGCCACGGGATCGTGCGCGTGCGGGGACTCGTTCAACTGATCGACAGCTAGAACGCCCCGGCCGTCCGCAGGACGTAGGAACACAC
It encodes the following:
- a CDS encoding HesB/IscA family protein, which codes for MTVQDESATTTHGVILTSAAAAKAKSLLDQEGRDDLALRIAVQPGGCAGLRYNLYFDDRTLDGDLTVEFEGVNLTVDRMSAPYVEGASIDFVDTIEKQGFTIDNPQATGSCACGDSFN